The proteins below are encoded in one region of Canis lupus dingo isolate Sandy chromosome 30, ASM325472v2, whole genome shotgun sequence:
- the LINGO1 gene encoding leucine-rich repeat and immunoglobulin-like domain-containing nogo receptor-interacting protein 1 isoform X1: MQVSERMLAGGARSMPSPLLACWQPILLLVLGSVLSGSATGCPPRCECSAQDRAVLCHRKRFVAVPEGIPTETRLLDLGKNRIKTLNQDEFASFPHLEELELNENIVSAVEPGAFNNLFSLRTLGLRSNRLKLIPLGVFTGLSNLTKLDISENKIVILLDYMFQDLYNLKSLEVGDNDLVYISHRAFSGLNSLEQLTLEKCNLTSIPTEALSHLHSLIVLRLRHLNINAIRDYSFKRLYRLKVLEISHWPYLDTMTPNCLYGLNLTSLSITHCNLTAVPYLAVRHLVYLRFLNLSYNPIGTIEGSMLHELLRLQEIQLVGGQLAVVEPYAFRGLNYLRVLNVSGNQLTTLEESAFHSVGNLETLILDSNPLACDCRLLWVFRRRWRLNFNRQQPTCATPEFVQGKEFKDFPDVLLPNYFTCRRARIRDRKAQQVFVDEGHTVQFVCRADGDPPPAILWLSPRKHLVSAKSNGRLTVFPDGTLEVRYAQVQDNGTYLCIAANAGGNDSMPAHLHVRSYSPDWPHQPNKTFAFISNQPGEGEANSTRATVPFPFDIKTLIIATTMGFISFLGVVLFCLVLLFLWSRGKGNTKHNIEIEYVPRKSDAGVSAADAPRKFNMKMI, from the exons ATGCAG GTGAGCGAGAGGATGCTGGCGGGGGGCGCGAGGAGCATGCCCAGCCCCCTCCTGGCCTGCTGGCAGCCCATCCTCCTGCTGGTGCTGGGCTCGGTGCTGTCAGGCTCGGCCACCGGCTGCCCGCCCCGCTGCGAGTGCTCCGCCCAGGACCGCGCGGTGCTGTGCCACCGCAAGCGCTTCGTGGCGGTTCCCGAGGGCATCCCCACTGAGACCCGCCTGCTGGACCTGGGCAAGAACCGCATCAAGACGCTCAACCAGGACGAGTTTGCCAGCTTCCCACACCTGGAGGAGCTGGAGCTCAACGAGAACATCGTGAGCGCCGTGGAGCCCGGCGCCTTCAACAATCTCTTCAGCCTGCGGACTCTGGGGCTGCGTAGCAACCGGCTGAAGCTCATCCCCCTGGGTGTCTTCACGGGCCTCAGCAACCTGACCAAGCTGGACATCAGCGAGAACAAGATCGTCATCCTGCTGGACTACATGTTCCAGGACCTGTACAACCTCAAGTCGCTGGAGGTGGGCGACAATGACCTCGTCTACATCTCGCACCGGGCCTTCAGCGGCCTCAACAGCCTGGAGCAGCTGACCCTGGAGAAGTGCAACCTGACCTCCATCCCCACCGAGGCGCTGTCCCACCTGCACAGCCTCATCGTCCTGAGGCTCCGGCACCTCAACATCAACGCCATCCGGGACTACTCCTTCAAGAGGTTGTATCGGCTCAAGGTCTTGGAGATCTCCCACTGGCCCTACCTGGACACCATGACGCCCAACTGCCTCTACGGCCTCAACCTGACATCCCTGTCCATCACTCACTGCAACCTGACCGCCGTGCCCTACCTGGCCGTGCGCCACCTAGTCTATCTCCGCTTCCTCAACCTCTCCTACAACCCCATCGGCACCATCGAGGGCTCCATGTTGCATGAGCTGCTCCGGCTGCAGGAGATCCAGCTGGTGGGCGGGCAGCTGGCCGTGGTGGAGCCCTACGCCTTCCGCGGCCTCAACTACCTGCGCGTGCTCAACGTGTCCGGCAACCAGCTGACCACGCTGGAGGAGTCCGCCTTCCACTCCGTGGGCAACCTGGAGACGCTCATCCTGGACTCCAACCCGCTGGCCTGCGACTGTCGGCTCCTGTGGGTGTTCCGGCGCCGCTGGCGGCTCAACTTCAACCGGCAGCAGCCCACGTGTGCCACACCCGAGTTCGTCCAGGGCAAGGAGTTCAAAGACTTCCCGGACGTGCTCCTGCCCAACTACTTCACCTGCCGCCGCGCCCGCATCCGGGACCGCAAGGCCCAGCAAGTGTTTGTGGATGAGGGTCACACGGTGCAGTTCGTGTGCCGGGCGGACGGCGACCCGCCGCCCGCCATCCTCTGGCTCTCACCCCGCAAGCACCTGGTTTCGGCCAAGAGCAACGGGCGGCTCACAGTCTTCCCCGACGGCACGCTGGAGGTGCGCTACGCCCAGGTGCAGGACAATGGCACGTACCTGTGCATCGCGGCCAACGCGGGGGGCAACGACTCCATGCCGGCCCACCTGCACGTGCGCAGCTACTCACCCGACTGGCCCCATCAGCCCAACAAGACCTTCGCTTTCATCTCCAACCAGCCGGGCGAGGGAGAGGCCAACAGCACCCGAGCCACCGTGCCTTTCCCCTTCGACATCAAGACCCTCATCATTGCCACCACCATGGGCTTCATCTCTTTCCTGGGCGTCGTCCTCTTCTGCCTGGTGCTGCTCTTTCTCTGGAGCCGGGGCAAGGGCAACACGAAGCACAACATCGAGATCGAGTACGTGCCCCGCAAGTCGGACGCAGGCGTCAGCGCCGCCGACGCGCCCCGCAAGTTCAACATGAAGATGATCTGA
- the LINGO1 gene encoding leucine-rich repeat and immunoglobulin-like domain-containing nogo receptor-interacting protein 1 isoform X2 encodes MLAGGARSMPSPLLACWQPILLLVLGSVLSGSATGCPPRCECSAQDRAVLCHRKRFVAVPEGIPTETRLLDLGKNRIKTLNQDEFASFPHLEELELNENIVSAVEPGAFNNLFSLRTLGLRSNRLKLIPLGVFTGLSNLTKLDISENKIVILLDYMFQDLYNLKSLEVGDNDLVYISHRAFSGLNSLEQLTLEKCNLTSIPTEALSHLHSLIVLRLRHLNINAIRDYSFKRLYRLKVLEISHWPYLDTMTPNCLYGLNLTSLSITHCNLTAVPYLAVRHLVYLRFLNLSYNPIGTIEGSMLHELLRLQEIQLVGGQLAVVEPYAFRGLNYLRVLNVSGNQLTTLEESAFHSVGNLETLILDSNPLACDCRLLWVFRRRWRLNFNRQQPTCATPEFVQGKEFKDFPDVLLPNYFTCRRARIRDRKAQQVFVDEGHTVQFVCRADGDPPPAILWLSPRKHLVSAKSNGRLTVFPDGTLEVRYAQVQDNGTYLCIAANAGGNDSMPAHLHVRSYSPDWPHQPNKTFAFISNQPGEGEANSTRATVPFPFDIKTLIIATTMGFISFLGVVLFCLVLLFLWSRGKGNTKHNIEIEYVPRKSDAGVSAADAPRKFNMKMI; translated from the coding sequence ATGCTGGCGGGGGGCGCGAGGAGCATGCCCAGCCCCCTCCTGGCCTGCTGGCAGCCCATCCTCCTGCTGGTGCTGGGCTCGGTGCTGTCAGGCTCGGCCACCGGCTGCCCGCCCCGCTGCGAGTGCTCCGCCCAGGACCGCGCGGTGCTGTGCCACCGCAAGCGCTTCGTGGCGGTTCCCGAGGGCATCCCCACTGAGACCCGCCTGCTGGACCTGGGCAAGAACCGCATCAAGACGCTCAACCAGGACGAGTTTGCCAGCTTCCCACACCTGGAGGAGCTGGAGCTCAACGAGAACATCGTGAGCGCCGTGGAGCCCGGCGCCTTCAACAATCTCTTCAGCCTGCGGACTCTGGGGCTGCGTAGCAACCGGCTGAAGCTCATCCCCCTGGGTGTCTTCACGGGCCTCAGCAACCTGACCAAGCTGGACATCAGCGAGAACAAGATCGTCATCCTGCTGGACTACATGTTCCAGGACCTGTACAACCTCAAGTCGCTGGAGGTGGGCGACAATGACCTCGTCTACATCTCGCACCGGGCCTTCAGCGGCCTCAACAGCCTGGAGCAGCTGACCCTGGAGAAGTGCAACCTGACCTCCATCCCCACCGAGGCGCTGTCCCACCTGCACAGCCTCATCGTCCTGAGGCTCCGGCACCTCAACATCAACGCCATCCGGGACTACTCCTTCAAGAGGTTGTATCGGCTCAAGGTCTTGGAGATCTCCCACTGGCCCTACCTGGACACCATGACGCCCAACTGCCTCTACGGCCTCAACCTGACATCCCTGTCCATCACTCACTGCAACCTGACCGCCGTGCCCTACCTGGCCGTGCGCCACCTAGTCTATCTCCGCTTCCTCAACCTCTCCTACAACCCCATCGGCACCATCGAGGGCTCCATGTTGCATGAGCTGCTCCGGCTGCAGGAGATCCAGCTGGTGGGCGGGCAGCTGGCCGTGGTGGAGCCCTACGCCTTCCGCGGCCTCAACTACCTGCGCGTGCTCAACGTGTCCGGCAACCAGCTGACCACGCTGGAGGAGTCCGCCTTCCACTCCGTGGGCAACCTGGAGACGCTCATCCTGGACTCCAACCCGCTGGCCTGCGACTGTCGGCTCCTGTGGGTGTTCCGGCGCCGCTGGCGGCTCAACTTCAACCGGCAGCAGCCCACGTGTGCCACACCCGAGTTCGTCCAGGGCAAGGAGTTCAAAGACTTCCCGGACGTGCTCCTGCCCAACTACTTCACCTGCCGCCGCGCCCGCATCCGGGACCGCAAGGCCCAGCAAGTGTTTGTGGATGAGGGTCACACGGTGCAGTTCGTGTGCCGGGCGGACGGCGACCCGCCGCCCGCCATCCTCTGGCTCTCACCCCGCAAGCACCTGGTTTCGGCCAAGAGCAACGGGCGGCTCACAGTCTTCCCCGACGGCACGCTGGAGGTGCGCTACGCCCAGGTGCAGGACAATGGCACGTACCTGTGCATCGCGGCCAACGCGGGGGGCAACGACTCCATGCCGGCCCACCTGCACGTGCGCAGCTACTCACCCGACTGGCCCCATCAGCCCAACAAGACCTTCGCTTTCATCTCCAACCAGCCGGGCGAGGGAGAGGCCAACAGCACCCGAGCCACCGTGCCTTTCCCCTTCGACATCAAGACCCTCATCATTGCCACCACCATGGGCTTCATCTCTTTCCTGGGCGTCGTCCTCTTCTGCCTGGTGCTGCTCTTTCTCTGGAGCCGGGGCAAGGGCAACACGAAGCACAACATCGAGATCGAGTACGTGCCCCGCAAGTCGGACGCAGGCGTCAGCGCCGCCGACGCGCCCCGCAAGTTCAACATGAAGATGATCTGA